CATGCTCTTGTTGGATTAAATCCAGAGGTAGGTCATGTAAGAATGGGTTTTGAAGATTTACCTTATTCCTATGCAAGAGTAGCCAGAGAAGGGAGATTGTTCCACACCCATTGGAATAGTCAGCCCTTGGGAAATTATGATCAAGATTTAAATGTTGGTGTTGTAGATTGGGATGCTACCGAGGCTCTTCTTTATACTCTAAAAATGGTAGGTTATCAAGGATACTTTGGAATTGATATAAATCCAGAGAGAATTCCTGTGCTTAAAGCTATAGAGATAAACACTAAGGTTCTGAATATTATGAATGAAAGGATTGAAAGACTTCCTCATGAAAAAATTATTGAATGCTACTTTGATCCAGAAAATCATAGGGGAGAATTGGAGTTAATATTGGCGGAGAACCATAGATAATTTTTGGGGGAAGATTTTTCTTCCCCCATCACCTTATTAATCTTTACCTTTAGTCAAAAACCAAAGAAAAATAAAGAAAAATTATAATTTTAGGTAAAAATTATAAGAAAAAAAGAGTTCTTTTTCTTTGACTCAATATATAGGGTATGTTATTATTTGTTTAATACAATATATAGTGGAGAATATAAAAATGAAATGTCCTTTCTGTGGAAACTCAGAAACAAATGTTTTGGATACTCGAGAAATTGAGAATCAGACAGTAGTCAGAAGAAGAAGAGTATGTCTTAGATGTGGTGAAAGATTCACTACCTATGAAAGAATAGAAGAGAAACCTATTTTAGTAATTAAAAAAGATGGAAGAAGGGAACCTTTTGATAGGAATAAACTTCTTCTTGGTCTTCAGAGAGCTACGGTAAAGAGAAATATAGATAACGAGAAGTTAGAAGAAATAATTGACGAAATATTAGGAGATATAAGAAAACAGGGATTAAGTGAAATAAGATCAAAAGACTTAGGAATGATGGTACTAGAAAGATTAAGATATTTGGATAAAGTTGCATATATTAGATTTGCTTCAGTATATCAGGAATTTAGTTCCGTCGAGGAATTTGCAAAACTTCTTTCCCAACTGGAGAAAGAAAAAGGAGAGAAGGAGGGCTAAATAAATATGGGAAAGGAGGTTAATGATTTAATAAGAGAATATCTGGAGAAAAGTGACTGGAGAGTAAACGAAAATTCTAATATGGCTTATTCTCTTCAAGGATTAAATTATTATCTTTATTCCAGCTTAATTGCAAGATACTGGTTAGAAGAAATTTATCCTAAAGATATTGCAAAGGCTCATCAAGAAGGAGATTTTCATATTCATGATTTAGGCTCTCTCTCCGTATATTGTGTGGGATGGGACTTAGAAGACTTATTATTAAGGGGTTTTGGAGGAGTAGAGGGTAAAATATCAAGTAAGCCAGCAAGACATTTTAGAACTGCTTTGGGACAAATTGTTAACTTTATGTTTACTCTTCAAGGAGAAGCAGCAGGTGCTATTGCCTTTTCTAATTTTGATACCTTTTTAGCACCCTTTATAGCCTATGATAACCTTTCCTATAAAGAAGTGAAGCAGGCCCTCCAGGAGTTCATATTTAACTTAAATATACCTACAAGAACAGGGTTTCAAACTCCCTTTACAAATCTTAGTTTTGATCTCACTGTTCCTGAAGATTTAAGAGATAAAAAGGTTATTATTGGTGGAGAAAGAAAAGATGCTACTTACTCAGAGTTTCAAAGGGAAATGGATATTCTAAATGAAGCTTTTTGTGAGGTAATGATTGAAGGAGATGCTCATGGAAGAATTTTTACTTTTCCTATTCCTACCTATAGTATAACTAAAGATTTTCCTTGGGAAAAGTCAAATCTTACAAAAATATGGGAAATGACTGCAAAGTATGGAACTCCATACTTTTCCAATTTTGTAAACTCAGATATGGATCCTTCTGATGTAAGAAGTATGTGTTGCAGGTTAAGATTAGATAATTCTCTTGTAAGACAAAGAGCTCTTACTTTTACTCTAAATACATCGAATAAAAATGTAGAAGAACTAAAACACCGAGGAGGAGGCCTTTTTGGTGCTAATCCTTTAACAGGAAGTATTGGAGTTGTTACTATAAATCTTCCAAGATTAGGATATCTTTCTAAAAATGAAGACGAATTCTTTGATAGATTAGCCTTTCTTATGGATTTAGCAAAGGAAAGTTTGGAAATAAAAAGAAAAGTTCTTGAGGATTTAACTCATAAAAATCTCTATCCCTATTCTAAGTATTATCTTTCCGGAGTTTATGAACTTACAGGACAATACTGGGGGAATCATTTTTCTACCATTGGAGTTATAGGAATGCATGAAGCATGCATGAATCTTTTAAAGGAAGGAATAAATGAGGTAGGGGGTAGAGAGTTTGCCATTAAAGTATTAAAATTTATGAGAGAAAGGCTTTTAAAATATCAGAAGGAAACAAATAACCTATATAATCTTGAAGCTACTCCTGCAGAAGGAACATCTTACAGGTTAGCTCGTATTGATAAGATGAAGTTTAAGGATATATATACTTCGGGAGATAAGGAACCTTTTTATACAAACTCTACTCAGCTTCCTGTGAACTATTCCCAAGATCCTTTTGAAGTATTGGAACATCAAGATGAACTTCA
This genomic window from Dictyoglomus sp. contains:
- a CDS encoding ribonucleoside triphosphate reductase, with protein sequence MGKEVNDLIREYLEKSDWRVNENSNMAYSLQGLNYYLYSSLIARYWLEEIYPKDIAKAHQEGDFHIHDLGSLSVYCVGWDLEDLLLRGFGGVEGKISSKPARHFRTALGQIVNFMFTLQGEAAGAIAFSNFDTFLAPFIAYDNLSYKEVKQALQEFIFNLNIPTRTGFQTPFTNLSFDLTVPEDLRDKKVIIGGERKDATYSEFQREMDILNEAFCEVMIEGDAHGRIFTFPIPTYSITKDFPWEKSNLTKIWEMTAKYGTPYFSNFVNSDMDPSDVRSMCCRLRLDNSLVRQRALTFTLNTSNKNVEELKHRGGGLFGANPLTGSIGVVTINLPRLGYLSKNEDEFFDRLAFLMDLAKESLEIKRKVLEDLTHKNLYPYSKYYLSGVYELTGQYWGNHFSTIGVIGMHEACMNLLKEGINEVGGREFAIKVLKFMRERLLKYQKETNNLYNLEATPAEGTSYRLARIDKMKFKDIYTSGDKEPFYTNSTQLPVNYSQDPFEVLEHQDELQSLYTGGTVLHIFLGEAIDDINLVKEAVRLISSNYRLPYFTLTPTFSVCPEHGYIKGERESCPHCGKETEIYSRVVGYYRPVKSWNRGKQEEFKLRKSFVLTLKERKRIENLRLPGI
- the nrdR gene encoding transcriptional regulator NrdR, whose translation is MKCPFCGNSETNVLDTREIENQTVVRRRRVCLRCGERFTTYERIEEKPILVIKKDGRREPFDRNKLLLGLQRATVKRNIDNEKLEEIIDEILGDIRKQGLSEIRSKDLGMMVLERLRYLDKVAYIRFASVYQEFSSVEEFAKLLSQLEKEKGEKEG